The following are from one region of the Nicotiana tomentosiformis chromosome 7, ASM39032v3, whole genome shotgun sequence genome:
- the LOC138895073 gene encoding uncharacterized protein: protein MVYDIFQTYEKLCLALVFAIQKLKHYFQAHVVRLVSRANPIKFVMSKHVLSDRLPRWYLQFQQFEIVYISQKAIKGQALADFLADHHIPDDWELTDELPDKDAMVIEVQPPWKMYFDGVAHRGGAGAGVVFVTSQGEVLPYSFTLTQLCSNNVVEYQALILGLEMAVEMKRLQLQVFGDS, encoded by the coding sequence ATGGTTTATGATATCTTCCAAACATATGAAAAGTTATGTTTGGCGCTAGTCTTCGCAatccaaaagttgaagcactactttcaagctcatgtcgtTCGTTTGGTTTCTAgagcaaatcccatcaagttcgtgatgtcaaaacaTGTCCTTAGTGATCGACTACCAAGGTGGTACCTCCAGTTTCAACAATTTGAAATCGTGTATATCTctcaaaaggctataaaaggacaAGCGTTAGCGGACTTCTTGGCAGACCACCAtatacctgatgattgggagctaactgacGAACTACCTGATAAGGACGCAATGGTTATTGAAGTTCAgcctccatggaagatgtactttgatggtgttgcacatcgcggaggagctggtgctggtgtagtatttgtcacttctcaaggtgaagttctGCCCTACTCTTTTACGTTGACGCAACTCTGCTCTAACAATGTTGTTGAGTATCAAgcactaatacttgggcttgaaatggctgtcgaaatgaagcggttgcaattgcaagtctttggtgactcttag